The proteins below come from a single Periophthalmus magnuspinnatus isolate fPerMag1 chromosome 7, fPerMag1.2.pri, whole genome shotgun sequence genomic window:
- the LOC129456386 gene encoding uncharacterized protein LOC129456386, protein MVVTTPQRGQWLIWSHKTGSQRASVLMRRSFVSRVLFVWHTIQVGLNQSRKQRTHHQIDRLDTSKWISLNSLHVKVKAALPTAADAVLHNIRVGDSVLVKETRRKHWHSQRWVGPYVVLLITDTAVKVAERGTWIHASHCRVVPSPLEEPSCDPGEGCTTAPEQQGVDSNAAPTTETGPDPLAGPSGRKPRGRPPGSRTQLRIPEPTDRVLRPRGNRN, encoded by the exons ATGGTCGTGACCACGCCTCAAAGGGGGCAATGGTTGATCTGGTCACACAAAACTGGTTCACAAAGGGCTTCTGTGCTTATGCGCAGAAGTTTTGTCAGTCGTGTGCTATTTGTTTGGCACACAATCcaggtaggactaaaccaatccCGCAAGCAGCGCACCCACCACCAAATCGACCGTTTGGACACATCCAAATGGATTTCATTGAACTCACTCCATGTGAAG GTTAAAGCTGCCCTGCCAACGGCAGCTGATGCTGTACTGCACAATATCCGAGTGGGAGATTCTGTTCTGGTCAAGGAAACCAGACGCAAACACTGGCACTCGCAACGCTGGGTGGGACCTTACGTGGTTCTCCTCATCACCGACACGGCAGTGAAAGTTGCAGAGCGGGGCACCTGGATTCACGCTTCACATTGTCGGGTTGTCCCTTCTCCACTCGAGGAACCATCGTGTGACCCTGGCGAGGGCTGCACCACCGCTCCCGAGCAACAAGGGGTAGACTCAAACGCTGCCCCCACCACCGAGACCGGACCAGACCCTTTGGCGGGTCCCAGCGGACGCAAGCCACGAGGGAGACCTCCTGGTTCACGGACACAACTCCGCATTCCTGAACCTACTGACCGTGTGCTGAGGCCTCGTGGTAATCGGAACTGA